From a single Nothobranchius furzeri strain GRZ-AD chromosome 9, NfurGRZ-RIMD1, whole genome shotgun sequence genomic region:
- the LOC139071768 gene encoding spectrin alpha chain, non-erythrocytic 1-like isoform X2 — protein sequence MSDLSAYGSSIQALKEQAQSCRDLKANESRLRDITKVASELESEGLMAEEAPMVQAQQQEHLGSAPGKDEADSNTASPWKTVRLGVQTTAIFNSIKVRGSASLPV from the exons atgtcggacctgtcggcttacggcagcagcatccaggccctgaaggagcaggcccagtcctgcagg gacctgaaggccaacgagtcccgcctgagggacatcaccaaggtggcatctgaactggagtcagaaggtctgatggctgaggaggctcctatggttcaggctcag caacaagaacatctgggttctgctcctggaaag gatgaagccgactctaacacggcgtcaccctggaag accgtacggttgggcgttcagacgacggctatctttaattccatcaaggtaagaggaagcgcttcccttcctgtctga
- the LOC139071768 gene encoding uncharacterized protein isoform X1, whose translation MSDLSAYGSSIQALKEQAQSCRDLKANESRLRDITKVASELESEGLMAEEAPMVQAQQQEHLGSAPGKVHVVLRLNQNQTWCLCYHSFVCLFVYRMKPTLTRRHPGRPYGWAFRRRLSLIPSR comes from the exons atgtcggacctgtcggcttacggcagcagcatccaggccctgaaggagcaggcccagtcctgcagg gacctgaaggccaacgagtcccgcctgagggacatcaccaaggtggcatctgaactggagtcagaaggtctgatggctgaggaggctcctatggttcaggctcag caacaagaacatctgggttctgctcctggaaaggtgcatgttgtcctccgcctcaaccagaaccagacgtggtgtttatgttaccactcatttgtttgtttgtttgtttacaggatgaagccgactctaacacggcgtcaccctggaag accgtacggttgggcgttcagacgacggctatctttaattccatcaaggtaa